The following proteins are encoded in a genomic region of Montipora foliosa isolate CH-2021 chromosome 8, ASM3666993v2, whole genome shotgun sequence:
- the LOC138013241 gene encoding uncharacterized protein codes for MKVILVISIVLFGACGGFSNENDLLKDSRELDNGAVVVIMKPCDPGRRPNDTWFWWNSTTNDCFWCRCLVFNKAWCQNGSLPSCSSCHDLSILTQPCCQHCHPATSNEISISIPIKRRNFPEDVDGI; via the exons ATGAAG GTGATTTTGGTGATCAGCATTGTCTTGTTCGGAGCATGTGGGGGTTTCAGTAATGAAAACGATTTGCTCAAG GATTCAAGGGAATTAGATAATGGCGCAGTAGTTGTTATAATGAAAC CGTGCGACCCCGGACGAAGACCTAACGACACGTGGTTTTGGTGGAACAGTACAACAAATGACTGCTTCTGGTGTCGGTGTCTGGTCTTTAATAAAGCATGGTGCCAGAATGGTTCGCTACCCTCTTGCTCCAGTTGTCATGATCTCTCCATCTTGACGCAACCATGTTGTCAACACTGCC atcCAGCGACGTCAAACGAGATCTCGATCTCGATCCcgataaaaagaagaaatttccCTGAGGACGTTGATGGCATATGA